The following proteins are encoded in a genomic region of Glycine max cultivar Williams 82 chromosome 18, Glycine_max_v4.0, whole genome shotgun sequence:
- the LOC100782744 gene encoding chloroplast envelope quinone oxidoreductase homolog isoform X2, whose translation MGKKLMHAVQYDSYGGGPAGLKHVEVPIPTPSKDEVLIKVEAASINPFDWKVQKRMLWPLLPRKFPHIPGTDITGEVTEVGQGVQKFKPGDKVVAIVNPFNGGGLAEFAVAKESVTASRPSETSASECAALPVAGLTALQALTKSIGIKLDGSGERKSILVTAASGGVGHYAVQLAKLGNTHVTATCGARNIELVKSLGADEVIDYKTPDGAALKSPSGKKYDAVIHCAMGFPWSTFEPNLTVTGKVVDITPSSASMLTFALKKLTFSKKQLVPLLLFPKGEDLQHLIHLVKEGKLKTVVDSKYPLTKAEDAWAKSITGHATGKIIIEF comes from the exons ATGGGGAAGAAACTCATGCATGCGGTTCAGTATGATAGCTACGGTGGAGGACCTGCTGGCTTAAAG CATGTTGAAGTTCCCATACCTACTCCCAGCAAAGATGAGGTTTTGATTAAGGTTGAAGCAGCTAGTATAAATCCATTTGATTGGAAAGTACAGAAACGCATGTTGTGGCCACTTTTGCCTCGCAAGTTCCCACATATACCTG GCACTGATATAACTGGAGAGGTCACAGAGGTTGGTCAAGGTGTCCAAAAGTTCAAACCTGGTGACAAAGTGGTAGCCATTGTTAACCCATTT AATGGCGGAGGACTGGCTGAGTTTGCGGTTGCTAAGGAGAGTGTCACTGCATCAAGACCATCAGAAACCTCAGCATCTGAATGTGCTGCCCTACCTGTAGCAGGTCTGACAGCTCTTCAAGCTCTCACCAAATCCATAGGGATAAAACTTGATGGGAGTGGTGAAAGGAAAAGCATTTTGGTCACTGCCGCATCAGGTGGTGTTGGTCACTATGCTGTCCAACTGGCAAAGCTAGGAAACACTCATGTGACAGCAACATGTGGAGCTCGCAATATTGAATTGGTGAAAAGTTTAGGGGCTGATGAGGTAATTGACTATAAGACCCCAGATGGCGCTGCTTTGAAGAGTCCATCTGGTAAGAAATATGATGCTGTGATTCACTGTGCAATGGGCTTTCCATGGTCCACCTTTGAGCCTAACTTGACCGTGACTGGAAAGGTTGTAGACATAACTCCAAGCTCTGCTTCAATGCTGACATTTGCTCTGAAAAAACTTACCTTCTCCAAAAAGCAACTTGTGCCTTTGCTTTTATTTCCTAAAGGTGAGGACCTTCAACATCTTATTCATTTAGTCAAGGAAGGAAAGCTTAAAACAGTTGTGGACTCCAAATATCCTCTAACCAAGGCTGAAGATGCCTGGGCTAAGAGTATTACTGGCCATGCAACTGGGAAGATAATTATTGAGTTCTAG